One window from the genome of Grus americana isolate bGruAme1 chromosome 2, bGruAme1.mat, whole genome shotgun sequence encodes:
- the SETD2 gene encoding histone-lysine N-methyltransferase SETD2 isoform X3, translated as MDPQLAEEENEGKPETVQKAGFIKGPVFKGVASSRFLPKGTKTKVNLEEQGRQKVSFSFSLTKKTLPNRFLTGLGNEKQNETQNSPAVPPQTDFNPKNKMDLGDATGSAEESSPPKPKVELGKIHFKKHLLNVTAKPPPAIAATLPPPAVAPVTEPVALAMDFLSTPPPPPPPPPPTAAPAASMPVPAAAALPQLPVTLMSTLLLSPPVEAEVPALKEPCHVLPKEALEPDVKQDAVSRGSEERVAQNMPEQTEITPQKEDSHIGKEDEVSDGSKGAPLCSRRQGSKRKFSQSDGTLLGSESDEDSVRTSSSQRSHELKISSTEKERDPRRSSASLRGDDLGKSSSRSKSDRDEKYSSYSKSERDSRYASSRSRSDRERRRSRSHSRSRSDRGSRTSSSYSRSERSHYYESDRRYHRSSPYRERSRYSRSYADSRARESSDSEDEYRRTHSRSSDSRRTSSHSSSSYRDSRTSYSKSDRDSKVDSSHADVERRGRSSKADRDSKRTSESEVTKRCSPLDELGYRKGTSHSKPDSNVNSSRYKSTPSKTPAPKPDKFKSSFCCTESIEEIKQQSNSLDLETSCLKSNEIRVSIAKKFEREKTLSPLNQLNDSPAFKKADDSKVGFANSKSEELTGNECHDSVKEQETLLKIKHDQLRTCFPMEMSVNGSLEGRADGLATSSASKTEDVTASSADSLCRSEASPVVKASPSYPLPSNGFESAYVSQEQEPDDSRVQSSECNSLLEAPVPQQQGEAIPLPVVNVDHAKTVLKKLDDQATPCDKTKEPVFCYISDYANPALYHSEVEIEAEPADLKVTSEAFLDTQVEPQTVTCDYESTEEQHSKSACHDEHGHPSHKISLAAESSSRDSSQGGCSPRPKLDHPMPEESVSSKWDVPPPDGHQELLQHSEAEEVLELNTRRVDLGLAKSKSLFQDEHSYYSEVPLEHRGRGVVEEGAVSTEGVGPDDLRVRCPGVSAEKDEGNEPLVASAFPDASFPSCNVIVTAEAMETVTQAPTCDSSGNAAEFVPAGHDDYSDTGESDSEGGSEDSDTEDSDSDDGVPRKRLQSVVVVPKNSTIAMEESSPGSSRSSQGNRRFSDHWDDERPEPSRPYYEERLENMASKGSLQVESRCSPRGMEKSPATSTELSRKETEELRPDPCQPQSDGVDSTSQADLTADSHGKPNPDERITLKELMSVGRPIGRQDEQLFCLPESFESADKSRHQMSSSKPDSRQGKGGLNQSGLGEFSRLDGFHTTEDLGGLGWDFSQPEKPSSTYQQPDSSFGVYSGYVYQPGSGAYGGSQSYWQGNGYWDARSASRPSTVNYERVQGQVPDSLTEDHEEFEEDDRWDDDCKPHFPGQVPGQKEKGSVQAHEISSNSTKEPVPGGEKKEEVKVLEKNDAKERGPPKKRRPELESDSESDVDSREKKKVKPEGEQVEPTLQDSSMVGRLCIMDDFRDPQRWKEFAKQGKMPCYFDLIEENVYLTERKKNKSHRDIKRMLCECPPLSKEERAQGEVACGEDCLNRLLMIECSSRCPNGDYCSNRRFQKKQHADVEVILTEKKGWGLRAAKDLPSNTFVLEYCGEVLDHKEFKARVKEYARNKNIHYYFMALKNDEIIDATQKGNCSRFMNHSCEPNCETQKWTVNGQLRVGFFTTKLVPSGSELTFDYQFQRYGKEAQKCFCGSANCRGYLGGENRVSIRAAGGKMKKERSRKKDSVDGELEALLENGEGLSDKNQVLSLSRLMVRIETLEQKLTCLKLIQNTHSQSCLKSFLECHGLSLLWIWMTELGDGRGSTANNLKLQLEIMKTLELLPIPTKNMLEESKVLPIIQRWAQTKTAVPQLSEGDGYSSENTSRAHTPLNTPDLSTKQSAEGDTDTPKKLVFRRLKIISENSMDSAISDTTSELEGKEGKEDLDQLEGAPMEVSEEQQQQEIKATVDAPVESSKPQAAELEAEPEAEVKESNSVKLEEPIMMETPSQDEEEGVSDVESERSQEQTDKIVDVSDLATRLLDSWKELKEVYRIPKKSQAEKENSADRGRETASHRDQTPTPKNPILSRERDPERQSQSKEKKRRRDSLSPPSSAYERGTKRPEDRYDTPASSKKKVRLKDRNKLSTEERRKLFEQEVAQREAQKQQQQLQNLGMTSPLPYDSMGYGTPHHSFIGYPPGYPMQAYVDPSNPNAGKVLLPTPTMDSMCSPAAYEHPQTLVGHAVEPTLTTPQPVPVVQHVATTMEVTTPQYVAQSDTVVHQEPNVAVLPVAAPGPVQSQSYGVWDSGQQTVAVQQQYSPAQSQPAIYYQGQTCQTVYGVTSPYSQTTPPIVQSYAQPGLQYIQGQQIYTAHPQGVIVQPPTAVTTIVAAGQPQPIQQPELVVTNNLLDLPPPSPPKPKTIVLPPNWKTARDPEGKIYYYHVVTRQTQWDPPTWDSPGDDASLEHEAEMDLGTPTYDENPMKSSKKPKTAEADTSSELAKKSKEVFRKEMSQFIVQCLNPYRKPDCKVGRITTTEDFKHLARKLTHGVMNKELKYCKNPEDLECNENVKHKTKEYIKKYMQKFGAIYKPKEDTDLE; from the exons ggcAAGCCTGAAACCGTACAGAAAGCTGGCTTTATCAAAGGCCCGGTGTTCAAAGGCGTGGCTTCGAGTCGCTTTTTGCCCAAAGGCACCAAAACAAAGGTTAACCTTGAGGAGCAAGGAAGACAGAAAGTGTCTTTCAGCTTTAGTTTAACCAAGAAAACCTTACCGAATAGATTTTTGACTGGTCttggaaatgagaaacaaaatgaaactcaAAACTCCCCTGCAGTACCTCCTCAGACTGACTTTAAccccaaaaataaaatggaccTGGGGGATGCCACTGGTTCAGCTGAGGAGTCTTCACCTCCAAAACCGAAGGTAGAATTAGGGAAgatccattttaaaaaacatttacttAATGTCACAGCAAAACCACCACCAGCTATAGCAGCAACGCTACCGCCACCGGCTGTGGCACCGGTAACGGAACCGGTGGCGTTGGCCATGGACTTTCTGTCAACGCCACCGCCTcccccgcctccccctccgccaaCGGCGGCGCCGGCAGCGTCAATGCCggttcctgcagctgcagccttgcCACAGCTGCCGGTAACGCTGATGTCGACTCTGTTGCTGTCGCCGCCCGTGGAAGCTGAAGTTCCCGCTTTGAAGGAGCCATGCCACGTGCTACCTAAGGAGGCTTTGGAGCCTGACGTCAAGCAGGATGCGGTATCGCGTGGTTCGGAAGAACGTGTAGCTCAAAACATGCCCGAGCAGACAGAAATTACTCCGCAGAAGGAAGATTCCCATATTGGGAAGGAGGATGAGGTTTCTGACGGCTCGAAGGgtgctcccctctgctcccgGAGGCAGGGGTCAAAGAGGAAGTTCTCCCAGTCTGATGGCACACTGCTGGGCTCCGAGTCCGATGAAGATTCGGTGAGGACCTCCTCCAGCCAGCGGTCACATGAGCTGAAGATATCCAGtacagaaaaggagagggaTCCCAGAAGAAGCTCTGCGTCCCTCAGAGGTGATGACCTGGGAAAGTCTTCGTCGCGCTCCAAGTCGGATAGGGATGAGAAGTACTCGAGCTATTCAAAATCGGAAAGAGATTCGCGGTATGCGTCCTCCCGCTCTCGAtcagacagagagagaaggcGAAGCCGGTCTCATTCCCGTTCCCGATCTGATCGGGGCTCCCGAACCAGCTCTTCCTACTCGAGGTCAGAGCGTTCGCATTACTACGAATCGGACCGCAGATACCATCGGAGCTCCCCGTACAGGGAAAGGTCGAGGTATTCCCGTTCGTATGCGGACAGCAGGGCGCGAGAGAGCTCGGACTCAGAGGACGAGTACAGGAGGACACATTCCAGATCGAGCGACTCGAGGCGTACGTCgtcccactcctcctcctcctacaGAGACTCGAGGACTTCTTACTCTAAGTCGGACAGGGACAGCAAAGTAGACTCGTCTCATGCTGAcgtggagaggagaggaaggtcTTCGAAAGCAGATAGAGATTCAAAAAGGACTTCAGAAAGTGAAGTAACCAAAAGGTGCTCTCCCCTTGATGAGCTAGGCTATCGAAAGGGGACATCCCATTCTAAGCCCGACAGTAATGTGAATTCCTCCCGTTACAAGTCCACCCCTTCAAAGACCCCCGCACCAAAGCCTGATAAATTTAAGAGTTCTTTCTGTTGTACAGAATCGATcgaagaaataaaacagcagtCTAATTCTCTAGATTTAGAGACCTCTTGTCTAAAAAGCAATGAGATCAGGGTGTCCATTGCAAAAaaatttgaaagggaaaagacaCTTTCTCCATTAAATCAGTTAAACGATTCGCCCGCTTTTAAAAAGGCAGACGATTCGAAAGTGGGTTTTGCTAACTCAAAGTCTGAGGAACTTACAGGAAATGAATGCCATGACAGTGTTAAGGAACAAGAAACTTTATTAAAGATAAAGCACGATCAGTTAAGAACGTGTTTCCCCATGGAGATGAGTGTGAATGGGTCCCTGGAGGGCAGGGCTGATGGTTTGGCAACTTCCAGTGCCTCCAAAACAGAGGATGTCACTGCGTCTTCTGCCGATAGCCTGTGTCGGTCAGAAGCGTCACCCGTCGTGAAGGCGAGTCCGTCGTATCCGTTGCCGTCTAATGGGTTTGAGAGCGCGTATGTGTCTCAGGAGCAAGAGCCAGACGATTCTCGGGTCCAGTCCAGCGAGTGCAACAGTCTTTTGGAGGCTCCGGTCCCGCAGCAGCAAGGGGAAGCCATCCCTTTGCCCGTCGTGAATGTAGATCATGCTAAAACTGTACTTAAGAAGCTGGATGATCAGGCGACTCCATGCGACAAAACCAAAGAACCAGTTTTTTGCTACATTTCAGACTATGCCAACCCTGCTTTGTATCATTCGGAAGTAGAAATTGAAGCAGAACCAGCAGATTTAAAAGTTACATCCGAGGCTTTCCTGGACACGCAGGTAGAGCCGCAGACCGTTACGTGCGATTACGAGAGCACGGAGGAGCAACACTCAAAGTCTGCCTGTCACGATGAGCACGGTCATCCTTCCCATAAAATTAGCCTGGCAGCGGAGAGCTCAAGCAGGGATTCCTCCCAGGGCGGCTGTTCCCCGAGGCCGAAGTTGGACCATCCCATGCCGGAGGAAAGTGTCTCTTCCAAATGGGACGTGCCACCGCCGGATGGacaccaggagctgctgcagcattcAGAAGCTGAAGAGGTGCTCGAGTTGAATACTCGGCGTGTCGATCTTGGTTTGGCAAAAAGCAAGTCGTTGTTCCAAGATGAACATTCGTACTATTCGGAAGTGCCGCTGGAGCaccgtggcagaggggttgtggaagaaggtgctgTTTCCACCGAGGGAGTTGGGCCAGATGATTTGAGAGTTCGGTGTCCTGGCGTATCGGCtgagaaggatgagggaaaCGAGCCCTTGGTGGCTTCGGCTTTTCCGGACGCCTCGTTCCCCTCTTGCAATGTCATTGTCACTGCAGAAGCAATGGAGACAGTAACTCAAGCCCCGACATGTGACAGCAGTGGCAACGCTGCTGAATTTGTTCCCGCTGGCCACGATGATTACTCCGACACGGGGGAGAGCGACAGCGAGGGAGGCAGCGAAGACAGCGACACGGAGGACTCGGATTCTGATGACGGCGTGCCACGGAAACGGCTGCAGTCTGTTGTGGTTGTACCAAAGAACTCGACCATAGCGATGGAGGAGAGCAGCCCCGGCTCCTCGCGGAGCAGCCAGGGCAACAGGCGCTTCTCCGACCACTGGGACGATGAGCGACCCGAGCCCAGCAGACCCTACTATGAAGAGAGATTGGAGAATATGGCGAGTAAAGGCAGTCTGCAAGTAGAGAGCAGGTGTTCTCCTAGAGGGATGGAGAAGAGTCCAGCAACTTCCACGGAGCTCAGCAGGAAGGAGACGGAGGAGCTGCGGCCGGATCCGTGCCAGCCTCAGAGCGACGGCGTTGACAGCACAAGTCAGGCAGACCTAACGGCAGACTCCCACGGCAAACCCAACCCGGACGAGAGAATAACGTTGAAGGAGCTGATGTCCGTTGGTAGACCGATCGGCCGACAAGATGAGCAGCTGTTTTGTCTGCCGGAGAGTTTCGAAAGCGCCGATAAATCCCGACACCAGATGAGCTCTTCCAAGCCAGACAGTAGACAAGGGAAGGGTGGGCTTAACCAGTCTGGCCTCGGAGAATTCTCCAGGCTGGACGGTTTTCATACGACGGAGGACCTGGGTGGTTTGGGCTGGGACTTTTCCCAGCCGGAGAAGCCCAGTAGCACCTACCAGCAGCCAGATAGCAGCTTCGGGGTCTACTCGGGCTATGTTTACCAGCCGGGCTCAGGAGCGTACGGCGGCTCTCAGAGTTACTGGCAAGGCAACGGTTACTGGGATGCGAGGTCCGCTAGCAGACCTTCTACAGTTAATTACGAACGAGTTCAAGGGCAAGTACCGGATTCTCTAACGGAGGATCACGAGGAGTTTGAAGAAGATGACCGTTGGGACGATGACTGCAAACCTCATTTTCCCGGCCAGGTACCcgggcagaaagaaaaaggctcGGTGCAGGCACACGAGATCAGCAGCAATTCCACCAAGGAGCCGGTGCCTGGcggggagaaaaaagaggaggtgaaggttttggaaaaaaatgatgcaaaagaACGAGgtccaccaaaaaaaagacGCCCGGAGTTGGAGAGCGACTCTGAGAGCGACGTGGACTcgagggagaagaagaaggtgAAGCCGGAGGGGGAGCAGGTGGAGCCGACGCTGCAGGACTCCTCCATGGTCGGTCGGTTGTGTATCATGGACGACTTCAGAGACCCCCAGCGCTGGAAGGAGTTTGCCAAGCAAGGAAAGATGCCCTGTTACTTTGACCTTATTGAGGAGAATGTGTACTTGACAGAAAg GAAGAAGAACAAATCTCACCGGGATATTAAGCGGATGCTGTGCGAATGCCCTCCTCTCTCCAAAGAAGAGCGAGCTCAGGGGGAGGTTGCTTGTGGAGAAGACTGTCTCAATCGCCTGCTCATGATAGAGTG TTCTTCCAGGTGCCCAAACGGCGACTACTGCTCCAACAGACGCTTCCAGAAGAAACAGCATGCAGATGTCGAAGTGATCCTCACTGAAAAGAAAGGCTGGGGGCTGAGAGCTGCCAAAGATCTGCCATC CAACACTTTTGTCTTGGAGTACTGCGGCGAAGTGCTGGATCACAAAGAGTTCAAGGCTCGCGTGAAAGAATATGCCCGGAACAAGAACATTCACTATTATTTCATGGCCCTGAAGAATGACGAG ataatCGATGCTACCCAGAAAGGAAACTGCTCTCGTTTTATGAACCACAGCTGTGAACCAAACTGCGAGACACAAAAG tGGACTGTGAATGGGCAGCTCAGAGTTGGATTTTTCACCACCAAACTAGTCCCGTCGGGCTCAGAGCTGACGTTTGATTACCAGTTCCAGAGATACGG CAAAGAGgctcagaaatgtttctgtggcTCGGCCAACTGCCGGGGTTACCTGGGAGGAGAGAACAGGGTCAGCATCCGAGCCGCcggaggaaaaatgaaaaaggagcgCTCCCGTAAGAAGGATTCG GTGGACGGGGAGCTGGAGGCGCTGCTGGAGAACGGAGAAGGTCTCTCCGATAAGAACCAAGTTCTCAGCTTGTCCCGGCTGATGGTTCGGATCGAAACTCTGGAGCAGAAGCTCACCTGCCTCAAACTCATACAG AACACGCACTCGCAGTCCTGCCTGAAGTCCTTCCTGGAGTGTCACGGCTTATCTCTCCTCTGGATTTGGATGACGGAGTTGGGCGATGGGAGAGGAAGCACCGCTAACAACCTGAAGTTGCAGCTGGAG ATTATGAAGACACTAGAGCTCCTGCCTATACCTACCAAAAACATGCTGGAGGAGAGCAAAGTGCTTCCCATTATTCAGCGCTGGGCTCAGACCAAGACTGCTGTCCCGCAGCTCAGCGAAGGGGATGGCTACTCGAGCGAGAACACCTCGCGGGCTCACACGCCGCTCAACACGCCAGATCTTTCCACCAAGCAGAGCGCCGAAGGTGACACGGACACCCCGAAGAAGTTGGTATTTCGAAGGCTGAAAATTATAAGTGAAAACAGCATGGACAGTGCCATCTCGGATACTACCAGtgagctggaagggaaggagggcaaAGAGGACCTGGACCAGCTGGAGGGTGCCCCGATGGAGGtgtcagaggagcagcagcagcaggagatcaAAGCCACCGTTGATGCGCCGGTGGAGAGCAGCAAACCCCAAGCTGCGGAGCTGGAGGCTGAGCCTGAAGCAGAGGTCAAAGAGAGCAACAGCGTGAAGCTGGAAGAGCCCATTATGATGGAAACGCCATCTCAAGATGAAGAGGAAGGCGTATCTGATGTGGAGAGCGAGAGAAGCCAAGAACAAACGGACAAAATTGTGGATGTGAGCGATTTGGCTACCAGGCTGCTCGACAGCTGGAAGGAGCTCAAG GAGGTGTACCGGATCCCGAAGAAGAgtcaagcagaaaaggaaaacagtg CTGACCGTGGGAGAGAGACAGCCAGCCACAGGGATCAGACTCCTACTCCGAAGAACCCCATCCTGAGCAGAGAGCGGGATCCCGAGAGGCAGAGCCAGAGTAAAGAGAAGAAGAGACGGAGAGACTCGTTGTCCCCTCCGTCCTCGGCGTACGAGCGAGGAACCAAGAGGCCGGAGGACAG gTATGACACACCAGCATCTTCAAAGAAGAAAGTCCGGCTTAAGGATCGCAACAAGCTGTCCACGGAGGAGCGCAGGAAGCTGTTTGAGCAGGAGGTCGCCCAACGGgaggctcagaaacagcaacagcagctacAAAACCTGGGGATGACGTCCCCCCTGCCCTACGACTCCATGGGCTACGGCACGCCCCACCACAGCTTTATCGGCTACCCGCCTGGCTACCCCATGCAAGCCTACGTAGACCCCAGCAACCCCAACGCTGGCAAGGTGCTGCTTCCCACGCCCACCATGGATTCCATGTGCTCGCCGGCGGCGTACGAACACCCGCAGACTTTGGTTGGGCACGCGGTAGAACCAACCCTAACTACTCCTCAGCCGGTACCAGTAGTCCAACATGTAGCAACGACGATGGAGGTTACAACTCCGCAGTATGTAGCACAAAGCGACACCGTTGTCCATCAAGAACCCAACGTGGCCGTCCTGCCTGTGGCCGCGCCGGGACCGGTGCAGAGCCAGAGCTACGGGGTCTGGGATTCCGGCCAGCAGACTGTAGCTGTACAACAGCAGTACTCACCAGCCCAGTCCCAACCAGCCATCTATTACCAAGGACAGACCTGTCAGACCGTTTACGGTGTCACATCCCCCTACTCGCAGACGACCCCACCGATTGTACAG AGTTACGCCCAGCCAGGTCTCCAGTACATCCAGGGCCAGCAGATTTACACGGCTCATCCGCAGGGAGTCATAGTGCAGCCACCGACAGCGGTAACTACGATCGTCGCAGCCGGGCAGCCTCAGCCCATCCAGCAG CCAGAGCTTGTGGTGACCAATAACCTCTTGGACCTGCCTCCACCATCCCCTCCAAAACCCAAAACGATCGTGCTACCACCCAACTGGAAAACAGCCCGAGAT